A stretch of DNA from Methylomicrobium lacus LW14:
GGAGAGCCGCGGCGGTCACGCCCGCGAGGATTATCCGGGCCGCGACGATCCGAACTGGCTGAAGCACACGCTGACCTGGACCGAAGGCAATCAGGTCAAGATCGATTACCGTCCGGTGCATCTATTCACCCTGACCGACGAAGTCGAGGTTTTTCCACCTAAAGAGAGGATCTATTGATGGCTGAATTCACCCTGCCGAAAAACTCGCGCGTTATTCAGGGAAAAACCTATCCGGCGCCGCAAGGCACGCAAGAAATCCGCCGTTTCGAGATTTACCGCTGGGATCCGGACAACGGTGAGAATCCGCGTGTCGACGTGTATGAACTCGACAAGGAACACTGTGGCACGATGGTTTTGGACGCGATCATCAAGATCAAGAACGAGATCGACAGCACGCTGACCTTCCGCCGCTCCTGCCGTGAAGGCGTCTGCGGTTCCTGCGCGATGAACGTGAACGGCAAAAACACGCTGGCCTGCACGAAGGCGATCGATTCCTATCCGGACACGATACGGATTTATCCGCTGCCGCATACCCAGGTGGTCAAAGACCTGGTGCCCGATCTGACCCATTTTTTCGCGCAATATGCCTCGATCAAACCCTGGATCGAAACCCAAACCCCGCCGCCGGCCGACAGCGAACGCCTGCAAAGCCACGAAGACCGCGCCAAGCTGGACGGCCTGTACGATTGCGTGCTGTGCGCCTGCTGCTCGACGAGCTGCCCGAGCTACTGGTGGAACAGCGAACGCTATCTCGGCCCGGCAGTCTTGCTGCAAGCCTATCGCTGGATCGCCGACAGTCGTGACGAGAACACCGGCGAACGCCTCGATGCACTCGAAGACCCGTTCAAGCTGTACCGCTGCCACACGATCATGAACTGCACCGATACCTGCCCGAAAGGCTTGAATCCGGCCAAGGCGATCGCCGAAATCAAAAAATTGCTGGTACAACGGCAAGAAGGTTGATGCGTTCGTTCGAGAAGCTCAGGTGGCGATGCCGGCGCGGCGTCGTCGAACTGGACATTTTGCTGCTGCATTTTCTGGAAAACGGCTATTTGCAGGCGAATGAGGATGAACAGGCCCAATTTGCCGGCTTGTTGACCTGGGAAGACGATGAATTGCTGGCGGTATTGATCGGCGGGAAAGCGCCGGAAACTCAGGGTTTTGACGCCTTGATCAATAAGATCAGAAACCTCGCGGGGGCCGCTGAGCCGGGCGGCCTCGGCAATTGATCGCGCGCCGCAGATGCGCGACGCGGAACTCGTCCTCAATTTGTTCGCATGAATTCGCCGCATAGTATTCTTTGTGATAAAGTTTTTCATCTTTTTCTAACACTATCGCAAATGGAGACTGTGCATGGCACTGCAAATATTCCGGACTAAACGGATCGAGACCGATCGGGAAACCGATTTGGGACTGAAGCGCTGTTTAACGGCATGGGATTTGGCTTTTCTCGGTATCGGCGCGATCATCGGTACGGGGATATTCGTACTCACCGGTATCGCCGCCGCGACGCAATCAGGGCCTGCGGTCGTATTATCGTTCATCATCGCGGGTTTTGCCTGCACCTTCGCCGCGCTGTCTTATGCGGAATTGGCGGCCGCCGTCGGCGGCTGCGGCAGCGCATACGGCTACAGCTATGCGGCATTCGGCGAATTGATCGCCTGGATCATCGGCTGGGACTTGCTTTTAGAATACGGCATTTCGGTTGCGGCCGTCGCGAACGGTTGGGCGGGTTATTTCAATAACGCGCTGGAAGCGATCGGTTTTGCGCTGCCGGAAGCGCTGACCAAGGCGCCGAAACTGGGCGGCCTGATCAACCTGCCGGCCTTTCTGATCATTCTGATCTTGATGTTCTTGCTGATCATCGGCGTCAAACAGAGCGCAAAAGCGAATAATGCGATGGTTTTCGTCAAACTGGTCACGATCACGGTTTTTATCGCGGTCGCGCTGTTTAATGTGAACCCGGACAATTGGCATCCTTTCATGCCTTTCGGCTGGTTTGAAACCCTGCCTGACGGCAAGACCACCGGCGTCCTGGCCGGGGCGTCGATCGTCTTCTTTGCCTATGTCGGTTTCGACGCGGTATCGACCGCGGCCGAAGAGGCCCAAAACCCGCAGCGCGATTTGCCGTTCGGCATCGTCTCATCCCTGGCGTTTTGCACAATCATCTACATCATTGTCTCGGCGCTGTTGACCGGCGTGGTGTCTTATACCCAGTTGAATGTGTCTTCACCGGTGGCCTACGCGCTCAAACTGCTGGGCATCAACTGGGCGTCCGCGCTGATTTCGACCGGCGTGATTGCAGGCCTGACCACGGTGATGCTGGTGCTGTATTACGGGCTTACGCGGATCATTTTTGCGATGTCGCGGGACGGTTTGCTGTCCCCGTTTTTTAACGCGGTCAATTCGACGACGCAAACGCCGGTGCGGGTGATCGTGATCTGCGGCGTGGTGATGGCGCTGATCGCCGGCTTCATGCCGCTCGGCGACCTGGCCGAACTCGTCAATATCGGCACGCTGGCGGCATTTGTGCTCGTCTGTCTGGGCGTGATCGTGCTGCGCATCACGCAGCCGGATATCAAACGCCCCTTCAGCACGCCTTTCAGCCCCTTGTTTCCGATTCTCGGCATGATCTCCTGCGGCGCGCTGATGGCGTTTTTGCCGGCGCTGACCTGGCTGCGTTTCATTGTCTGGCTGGTGCTGGGATTGATCGTTTATTTTGCTTATTCCAGGCATCACAGCAAGCTGGAACAAGCGTCCTAAGGGTTCGCCACAGACCTTCCAGGTTTTTGAAACCTGGCAGGTCTTCAACCGGCAAGGCCTCAATCGGGCTGCGTTAAATCACAAAGAACCACGGGATCAAAAATAGCTGCCATTGATTACATAATCGAGCTTCTGGACCGCGCGGCAGTCGCCAGAAGTTATTGGGCGCGTACGTTGCTGCTGAGGGCGGTTTTTACGCTTTTTGTAGTTACCGCTCATTCCTATCACCGACTTGAGCTGGCTGATCGGGAGGCCGCCGTCGATCAGCCACGAACCGTCGGCGCGGCGGACCACTTCGAAGGCAGGTTTCGCAGAAATGCTCGGAAATTCACCGGCGATCGCGGTCAGTACATCCATCAGGGTGACCAGCCCCTCGATGTCGCCATATTCGTTCACGATCAGCGCCAATGCCGAGTCGGCCTTGCGGAAATGCTCCAGGAGATCGGTCAGTATCATCAACTCCTGCACATAGAGCGGGAGCCTCAAGCCTCAAGCCTCAAGCCTCAAGCCTCAAGCCTCAAGCCTCAAGCCCTGTTCTATTTCGAAAGCGGAATCATCGCGCAGGGTCTTTTTCAACAAATCGCCGCAGTGCAGGATGCCAAGCACGTGATCGAAGCCGTCCCGGCAGACGACGATCTGCGTATAAGGACAGGCTTCGATTTTCCGGCGCTGCGTTTCCGGCTCATCCAGGCGGTCGATCACGAAGATTTCCTGACGCGGCACCATGATCGCGCCGACACGCATGTCATCCAGCCTCATCACATCATCGACCAATTGACTTTCACGGGCATGGAATACGCCGGATTCGGCGCCCATTTCCATCAGGATGCGAATTTCCTCATCCGAGACGGTGCTTGCTTTGATCCGGTTTAATCGGCATAAGTGCAGCAGCAGATGGCTCGAAACAGATAGAATCCACACCAGCGGGCTCACCAATACCGCCAGTTGTTTGGGGATCAGTTCGCGCAGTACGACCGAGAAATAGGTGATCAAGGCCACGGTCATGATCAGGGCCAGCGTATCCGCATGGGGAGCCAGTGCGGGCATTTGCGAAATCGCTTCATGCAGCGGGGCTCGCAGCACTTCCTCGCCGAATGCGCCGCTTAAAAACACCGACCGCGGTGATGCCGATCTGCACGGTGGATAAGAAGCGGTTCGGGTTTTCGTGGAGCTTGAGCGCGGCTTTGGCTCCCAGGCGTTTTTCCGCGATCAGTTTTTGCAGGCGCGCCCGGGTTGACGAGACGACGGCCATTTCCGAGAGCGAGAAAAGGCCGTTGAGCAGAATCAACAGAAAAATCGGCCCAAGGTTCGTGTAAAGGTCTTCTTTCACGTCGGTAAGGATTGGATTGAGGAATCGGCCTGCATTAGCCGAGTTTGCGATACAGGGTGCTGCGGTCCAGGCCGAGTATCTTGGCCGCCTGAATTTTATTTCCGCCGGTCATCTCCAAAACATGGCGGATATAAGCCTGTTCGATGTCGGCGAGCGTCCATCCCTGAGTCACGGCGAAATCCAGAAAGTTGCCGTTGTTCAGCGGAATTTTCGAGGCCTGCGCCAAATCCTCCAACAACAGCGTATCATGGTCCCCCAGCACGATCGCTCTTTCGAGCGTGTTGGCCAGTTCGCGGACATTGCCCGGCCAATGATAGGCGCGAATCCAGCGCAGCACTTCCACCGAGATATTGACCGTCCCTTGTTTGCCGACCTTCAGGCAGATGCCGTGGATCAACGCTTTGACCAATTCGTCAATGTCGTCCTTGCGCTCGCGGAGAGGCGGCACTTCCAGATTGATCACATTCAGGCGGTGGTAGAGATCGGCGCGAAACAGTCTATCGTTCACATATTGCGCGAGCGGTTGATGAGTTGCGGCAATCAGGCGGACATTGACCGGGGTTTCCTGCGTATCGCCGAGCGCGCGCACTTTTCCGCTTTCCAGCGCCTGCAGCAGCTTGGGTTGTATTTCCAGCGGGAGCTCTGCAATCTCATCGAGAAACAGCGTGCCTAAGTCGGCCTGTAAAAAAAGTCCCGGCCGATCTTTGCGGGCATCGGTGAAAGCGCCCTTGCGCACCCCGAATAATTCGCTTTCGACCAGGCTGTGAGGCAGCGTCGCGCAATTGACCGCGATGAAAGGTCCCGCGCTCTTGGGGCTGTTGTCATGAATCCAGCGGGCCACCGCGCTCTTGCCGGTGCCGCTTTCACCGCTCAGGAGTACCGTCGAGTTGACCGCGGCCGCCCGCGCAGCCATGCTCATCAGCCGCCGCATGCTGGGGCTTCGGGTGACGAAAACGCTCTTGCCGTAACTGGCATGGTCGGCAAAACCGATCTTGACCGCGGTCCGCCGCATTTCACGGTCTTCCAGGGCCCGACCGACCGCGGCGTAAAGCTCTTCGATACGGAACGGTTTGGTCAAAAAATCGCAAGCGCCGGCGCGCATGCTTTGCATCGCCAGATCGATGCTGCCGAAGGCCGTGATCAGCAAGACCAATTGTTCCGGCCTTTTGTGGTGAATGGCGGCCATCAGTTCGAGGCCGCGCATGCCGGGCATCGCCACGTCGGATATCACGAGAGCGAATGGCTCCCTATCGATGGCCTTGAGCGCTTCCTCGGTCTGGGTGAAGCCGGTGACCGTATATCCCTGCTGCCGCAGCATGTCGAGCAGGTAATCGACGACGCCGGGGTCATCATCGATGACCAGGAGGCGGTTATTTTCTAAAGTCATGACGGGGGCTTCCACGGCAAATGAATGATGAATCGGCTGCCTCTGCCATATTCCGTTTCGGCAACAACGCTGCCGCCCATTTCGGTCACCAAGGTTTTGACCACGGCGAGGCCGAGGCCGGTGCCGCCTTGTTTACCGCGCGTGGTAAAGTAAGGCTCAAAAAGATGGGGCAGGTGCTCCGCTGCGATGCCTGTTCCGGTATCGCTGACGGTAAGTCGCAGCGCCGCTATTTCGTTATCGGCATAAACGATTGAACCCTGGGATAGGTCGATCGCGATCGAGCCCCCGTCAATGATCGCGGCCAGCGCATTGGACAGCAAGTTGAGCACGATCTGCTGGATGCCGTCTTTGTTGATCAACAGCAGCGGCAAGGTGTCTGGGTGCGCATAGGTCATGCTCACCCCTTGACGGCGCGCTTCAAAGCCGAGCATGTCGATGACTTCCGCCACCGCCTGGATCACGTTACAGGGCGCCGCCTCGGCGGAGTGGCGAGGCGCAAACTCGAGCAGGCGTTGCACGATCCGGGTGATACGGTCGGTCTGATCGACCAGGATACTGGCGATCCGGCGCACTTCTTCGGGATCCTCTCCATTCTTCGCGAGCGCCCTTGCTCGGCCGTTAAGGACCTGCAAGGGCGAACCGATTTCGTGGGCCAGCCCCGCCGATAACTGGCCGATCGTGATCATTTTGTCGGCATTCTGTAGCGCCCGCTGCAGTTGCCGCCGTTGTTGCGTTTCGGCATCCAGCCGGCGGTAAGCCGAAAACAGCTCGGCGGTCATGCGGTTGAATTCCTGCCGCGCCGAGGCCAGTTCGTCGGCGCCGGTCACCGGCAAGGGGGCGGGAGGTTCCGTGCTCTTCCTGAATGCCAGCATGGCCTGGCGGAGCTCTCGCAGGGGGCGGGAAATATAGACATGGCCCAGAACGAAGCAGAGCAAGGAAGTAAACAAAATGAAGGAGAAAAAAGACAACAGAATGGACGTTTTGGTTTTGTTCAAATCCGCTTTCATCTTTTGCAATGAACGCACCACCGCCAGATTGCCCGGCAGGGCGGTTGATGCCTCGTTAAACGGCAGTGACAGCACCAGAAAATCGGGCTCATCCGCAGGAAAATAAAACTCTGTTATTGCCCTTTCCCGGGCGGCCCGGGAGAGGGACTGCTCGACTTCCTGCGGCCAGTTCAGGCTTTCCGCACCAGAGCGGATCATATCGTCGGGAAGGTAGACGCGGACGTCGACCGAGGGTCTGAGGCGTTCGATCTGCTGCAATAGCTCTTGCACGTCTTCCGGCTGTTGATCGCGCAGGGCGTTTTCGATTGAAACGAGCAGGCTGTGCGCTAATAACCGGGTTTCCTGTTCGACATCGTCGCGCAGGTTTTCCGCTTCGGTGCGCAGCTGGTAGGTTCCATAGATGCCGAACACCAGCAATGACAAGGCAAATAAGGAGAAAGTTAACTTATAGATGACCGACATGATGATGTATTTTGCGGCTATGCGTCGCAAAATGCAACAGTCCTTGGCGGATCACGCATCTTGTATCGGGCAAACGATAGGAAAGATAACGATATTCTCTCTTTGCAAGCTATGGCATGTATTTTGCTTTAAAAATTGAAAGGTGAAAACTAAAACCGTATCAATCCATCAATGAAAAATAGCCAAATTCTGTTCCTTGCCTTGTGTTTAATGACGGCATCCTGTGATTCAAAAAAAGAAACGGATTCTGTCGATACCCATCGCGTCGTAACGCCTGTCGTACAAGACGTTGCTTACAGCAGCGAATATGTCGCCGAAATTCATTCGGTAAAAAATGTCGAGCTTAGAAGCAAGGTCAAGGGCTTTATCGAAAAAAATTATGTGGACGAAGGCCAGACGGTAAAAAAGGGCCAATTGTTGTTTGAGCTGAGCACTTTGGAGTTCGAAAAGGAACTACAGAAAGCCGCTGCCTTATATAAAAATGCAGTTGCCGATTTGAAGGCGGCCGAAGTGGAATTAGCCAACGTGAAGTTGTTGGTGGAGAAAGACATCGTCTCCAAAGCCGAGCTTCATGTCACCCAAGCCAAGGTCGAGGCCGCAAGAGCCGATGTGGAAGAGGCCAGCGCCAACAAGGAAAAAGCCGCGTTGCATATTGCCTTCGCCTACATCAAAGCGCCCTTCGACGGGGTGATCAATCGCCTGCCGAACAAGGTCGGCAGCCTGATTCAGGAAGACGACATGTTGACCTCGATTTCCGACAACCGGGAGGTCTTTGCCTATTTCAATCTGTCGGAAATCGATTATCTCAATTACATCACCGGTGAAAACAAGGAGATCAAGACGGTTGGCCTAAAGCTTGCCAATAACATGCTCTATGGCCACGAAGGAAAAATAGAAACGATCGAAAGCGAATTCGACCGCTCGACGGGCAACATTGCGTTCCGGGCCCGGTTTCCCAATCCTGACGCGATTTTAAAGCATGGCTCGAACGGCAAGATCGTCGTCAAGAAACAACTGAAAAATGCATTGCTTGTTCCGCAAAAATCAACGTTCGAAATTCAGGACAAGCTCTATGTGTTCGTGGTGAGTCCAGAGGGTGTGCTGAAGCAAAGGAACATCATTGCCAAAATGCGCTTTGAAGATTTTTATGTCGTGGAATCCGGTTTGTCCAAAGACGAAAACCTCCTGTTCGAAGGCGCCGAGAACGAGAGAGACGGCAACAAAATTCATCCCGAGCCGGTCGATTTACTAAAAGTCATGCCGTTAGCCAGTAAAAACTAACCCTAAGGTTAAAAATGACATCCAAGTTTATTCATCGACCGGTTCTGTCGATTGTCATCTCTATTCTCGTCACTTTTATAGGGCTGCTGTCCCTAACGCGGCTTCCGGTGACTCAGTTTCCGGATATTGCTCCGCCCGAGGTCAATGTGACGACAAAATATACTGGCGCCAATGCGGAGGTTGTAGTCAAGGCAGTGATAACCCCTCTGGAGAGGGCGATCAATGGCGTGCCCGGCATGGCCTATATGTCATCGGTCTCCGGCAATGACGGATCAGGCGAAATTCAGATTATTTTCAAGGCCGGAACGGACCCGGAAGTTGCCGCCGTCAATGTCCAGAACAGAGTGTCATCCGTGCTCGACGAATTACCTGCGGAAGCGATCAAGGCAGGGGTGATTGTCGAGAAAGTGCAAAACGCGATGCTTCTGTATATCAACGTCCTGAGCTCGGATCCATCGCTGGATGAAAAATTTCTTTATAACTTCACCGACATCAATGTTCTGAAAGAACTCAAACGGATCGATGGGGTCGGATTTGCCGAAATCCTGGGGTCCAGGGAATATGCAATGCGCATCTGGCTGAAACCGGACAAGATGCTAATGTACAACATTTCGGCGGCTGAAGTCATTGACGCGTTGAAAGCGCAAAACGTGGAAGCCGCACCGGGAAAAGTCGGCGAGAGCTCCGGCAAGAAAGCTCAGGCACTTCAGTATGTCCTGAAGTACACGGGCAAGCACAACACCCGAAAAGCGTACGAAAACCTCGTCCTGAAAAGCAGGGAGGATGGCGAAATGCTGCGCGTCAAAGACATAGCCGAAGTCGAATTCGATTCGCAGGACTATAACGTGCTTTCCAAGGAAAACGGCCGTCCGTCCGCTGCCATTTTGTTAAAGCAGCGTCCGGGCAGCAATGCCAAGGAGGTGATTGAAAATATCAAGAAGACCATGGCGGAGATTAAAGCGACGTCCTTTCCTCCCGGCATGGACTATACCCTCAGTTATGACGTCTCCGAATTTCTGGATGCTTCCATTCATGAAGTTCTCAAAACCCTGGCCGAAGCCTTCGTATTGGTCGCGTTGGTGGTGTTCGTCTTTTTACAGGACGTGCGCTCGACCCTGATACCGATCATTGCCGTGCCGGTATCCCTGGTCGGCACCTTTTTCTTCATGCAGATCATGGGCTTTTCGCTGAACCTGATCACGCTGTTTGCGTTGGTGCTTGCAATCGGTATCGTCGTGGATAACGCGATCGTGGTCATCGAAGCCGTGCACGCCAAAATGGAGCATAGGGCCCTCGGTCCCCGAAGAGCGACCGAACAAGCGATGCGCGAGATCAGCGGCGCGATCATTGCGATTACGCTGGTCATGTCGGCCGTGTTTTTTCCGGTCGCCTTCATGGAAGGCCCGGAGGGGATTTTCTTTCGGCAGTTTTCGCTGACGATGGCCTTTTCGATCATTCTCTCGGGGGTGACCGCCTTGACCCTGACGCCGGCGCTTTGCGCGCTGTTCCTTAAGAATATCGATCATGCCGAAAATCATAAAAAATCGGGACTGCAGCGGTTATTTGCGGGGTTTAACCACTGGTATAACGGGTTGTCCGATAATTACAAAAGGCTAATTAATGCGATCGCGAACAGACGGCTCGTCACTTTCGGACTCTTGCTAGGATTCTCCGTCGGCGCCGGTTTGATTGGGGCGTGGGTTCCAGCCGGTTTCATTCCCGAGGAAGATCAGGGCACCATCTACGCCAATATCACCACGCCGACGGGAGCGACGCTTGAGCGTACAGAAAAAATATCGGATGAAGTTCAGCGCGTTGCCTCGGGGCTGGATGCTGTCAATTCAGTTTCCAGTCTGGCCGGCTTCAGCCTGCTTTCTGAGGGAACCGGAGCGGTTTATGGCATGAATCTGATCAGCCTGAAAAACTGGGATCAACGGACGGCTTCCGATAAGGACATCATCCACGTGCTCGAAGAAAAAACCCGGCATATCAAGGATGCCAGTATCGAGTTTTTCACGCCGCCGCCGGTACCGGGTTACGGCAACTCCAGCGGCTTCGAAATGCGTTTGCTGGACAAAACCGGTTCGGGCGACCTTCAGCAGTTGCAGTCGGTGGCGGATGCCTTAGCAAACGAGCTCAACAAGCGGCCCGAGATCGTGAGTGCGTTTACCACGTTCAACGCCGGTTTTCCGCAGTTCCTTTTGCATATCGACGGCGACAAGGCCGCGCAAAAAGGCATTACCGCCGAGAACGCGATGAGCACCCTGCAAACCCTGATCGGCAGCGAATATGCGACCAACTTTATCCGCTTCGGCCAGTTGTACAAAGTGATGGTGCAGACCCTGCCCGAATACCGCGCCCAGCCCGACGATCTGATGAAGCTGTACATCAAGAACGCTGCCGGCAAAATGGTGCCCTTTTCATCCTTTCTTCACGTTGAGAAAGTGTACGGGCCGGAGCAGGTGACGCGCTACAACATGTACACCTCGGCGATGATCAACGGCCAGCCGGCGCCCGGCTACAGCAGCGGGCAGGCGATCGCCGCGATCAAGGAAGTGGCCGCCCAAAAATTGCCGAAGGGGTTTGGCTACGATTGGGCCGGATCATCCCGCGACCAGGCGCAGGCAGGCAACCAGGCGATCTTTATCTTTCTGATTTGTCTGTTGTTCGTTTACCTGCTTCTCGCCGCGCAATACGAGAGCTTCCTGTTGCCGCTGCCGGTGATCCTGTCGCTCCCGATAGGCATTTTCGGAGCCTTGTTTCTGCTGATGGTGATGGGGCTGGAAAACAATATCTATGCGCAAATCGCGATGATCATGCTGATCGGGATTTTGGGCAAGAATGCGATCCTGATCATCGAGTTCGCGACCATGCAGCACCGGCTCGGAAAAACGCCGCTCGAAGCCGCCATCGAAGGCGCCGCGCTCAGGTTGCGGCCGATTTTGATGACTTCGTTTGCCTTCATTGCCGGCCTGATCCCGTTGATGTTCGCTTCCGGGGCGGGAAAGATAGGCAACAATACCATCGGCTCGGCGGCCGCGGGAGGGATGCTTTTCGGAACCCTTTTCGGGGTCATCGTGATTCCGGGGTTGTATGTGGTGTTTGCAACGCTCGCTGACAAGTATCATCGCGACGGCAAAAAAGAAGAAATTGCTTACACTGAAACCCTCTGACATGAAATTGAAACGAAGATTTTTTTACCGCCTGATTCCTTTTCTGGTCCTGGCTACCAGCGGTTGCGGGTCATTGAATACCCACCTGTCGATTCCGGAAAAGGAGATACCGGCAAGTTTCCCCAAGCAAAAAAACGCGGCATCCGTCGCAAACGTCAATTGGCGACAGTATTTCGCCGACCCCGTTCTGGTGCAGCTGATCGATGCCGCGATCAAAAACAACATCGATTTGCAGGTGGCCTTGCAGCGCATCGAGATGTCGCGTTCCAGCGTCAAGCTGGCAAACGGCGCCCTGCTGCCGAAGGTCGGCTTGGCTGTGGGCGGCGGCGTGCAAAAATTCGGCCTCTATACGATGGACGGCGCAGGGAATGCGTCTACCGAAATCACGCCGGGCCGAATCGTTCCGGAAAATTTGACCGACATCTATGTGGGGCTGCAGGCATCGTGGGAGGTCGATGTCTGGGGCAAGCTGCGCAACCAGCGCAAGGTGGCGCTCTCGCAATATCTGGCGACGATGGAAGGCACACATTTTGTGATTTCGAATCTGGTGGCCGATGTTGCGATTCACTATAGCGAATTGCTGGCGTTGGACAATACATTGGAGATCATTCGGGCGACCCTTCAAAAACAGCAGGAAGCCCTGGATGTCATCAAGATCCAGAAAGAAGCGGGCAGGGCAAATGAACTGGCCGTGCAGCAATTCAAGGCACAGTTGCTGGAGTCGCAGACATTGGAAAAAAATGTGCTGCAGCAGATCAGCGAAACGGAAAACAAAATCAATTTTCTCTTGGGGCGCTATCCGCAGCCGATAGAAAGGAAGAAGGAAATTTTGTTCAGCGCAATTCCGCAGCAAATTTCATCGGGTCTGCCTTCGCAATTGCTGGCTAACCGTCCCGACGTGCGTGAAGCCGAATACCAGATCGAGGCCAGCAAGTTCGACCTGGAAGCGGCGAAAGCGGCCTTCTTCCCGAATTTCAACATCACGGCGGCCCTGGGGTTTCAGGCCTTCAATCCCGAGTTTTTATTCACCTCGCCGGCATCGCTGGCCTATTCGCTGATGGGGACGCTGGTCGCCCCGCTGATCAACATGAATGCCTTGAAGGCCCAGTTCAACACCGCCAAGGCGAACCAGCTGACCGCCATGCACAACTATCAGAAAACCATTCTGAACGGCTATGTCGAAGTGGTCAATCAACTGTCCATGATCGAGAATCTACAAAAAATCCATTCTGCAAAAGAGCGGCAAAGTGTTGTGTTGAAGAAATCCGTCGAAACTTCGAAAGAACTGTATAAAACCGCCAGGGCCACTTATCTGGAGGTATTGATTGCACAACAGAGCGCGTTGCAAGCCAATCTCGAGTTGATCGACGTGATCAAGCAGCAACGGCTAGCTGCGGTCAACATTTACAAGGCATTGGGAGGCGGGTGGCGGTAAAATCCAGAGGGTTGCTAATTCAGGGAACGGGATAAATTGGGAATTGCTGTACTGGCATCAAAAATAGCGGCCATTGATCCAATAATGCACCGCGATGCTGG
This window harbors:
- a CDS encoding efflux RND transporter permease subunit: MTSKFIHRPVLSIVISILVTFIGLLSLTRLPVTQFPDIAPPEVNVTTKYTGANAEVVVKAVITPLERAINGVPGMAYMSSVSGNDGSGEIQIIFKAGTDPEVAAVNVQNRVSSVLDELPAEAIKAGVIVEKVQNAMLLYINVLSSDPSLDEKFLYNFTDINVLKELKRIDGVGFAEILGSREYAMRIWLKPDKMLMYNISAAEVIDALKAQNVEAAPGKVGESSGKKAQALQYVLKYTGKHNTRKAYENLVLKSREDGEMLRVKDIAEVEFDSQDYNVLSKENGRPSAAILLKQRPGSNAKEVIENIKKTMAEIKATSFPPGMDYTLSYDVSEFLDASIHEVLKTLAEAFVLVALVVFVFLQDVRSTLIPIIAVPVSLVGTFFFMQIMGFSLNLITLFALVLAIGIVVDNAIVVIEAVHAKMEHRALGPRRATEQAMREISGAIIAITLVMSAVFFPVAFMEGPEGIFFRQFSLTMAFSIILSGVTALTLTPALCALFLKNIDHAENHKKSGLQRLFAGFNHWYNGLSDNYKRLINAIANRRLVTFGLLLGFSVGAGLIGAWVPAGFIPEEDQGTIYANITTPTGATLERTEKISDEVQRVASGLDAVNSVSSLAGFSLLSEGTGAVYGMNLISLKNWDQRTASDKDIIHVLEEKTRHIKDASIEFFTPPPVPGYGNSSGFEMRLLDKTGSGDLQQLQSVADALANELNKRPEIVSAFTTFNAGFPQFLLHIDGDKAAQKGITAENAMSTLQTLIGSEYATNFIRFGQLYKVMVQTLPEYRAQPDDLMKLYIKNAAGKMVPFSSFLHVEKVYGPEQVTRYNMYTSAMINGQPAPGYSSGQAIAAIKEVAAQKLPKGFGYDWAGSSRDQAQAGNQAIFIFLICLLFVYLLLAAQYESFLLPLPVILSLPIGIFGALFLLMVMGLENNIYAQIAMIMLIGILGKNAILIIEFATMQHRLGKTPLEAAIEGAALRLRPILMTSFAFIAGLIPLMFASGAGKIGNNTIGSAAAGGMLFGTLFGVIVIPGLYVVFATLADKYHRDGKKEEIAYTETL
- a CDS encoding efflux transporter outer membrane subunit, encoding MKLKRRFFYRLIPFLVLATSGCGSLNTHLSIPEKEIPASFPKQKNAASVANVNWRQYFADPVLVQLIDAAIKNNIDLQVALQRIEMSRSSVKLANGALLPKVGLAVGGGVQKFGLYTMDGAGNASTEITPGRIVPENLTDIYVGLQASWEVDVWGKLRNQRKVALSQYLATMEGTHFVISNLVADVAIHYSELLALDNTLEIIRATLQKQQEALDVIKIQKEAGRANELAVQQFKAQLLESQTLEKNVLQQISETENKINFLLGRYPQPIERKKEILFSAIPQQISSGLPSQLLANRPDVREAEYQIEASKFDLEAAKAAFFPNFNITAALGFQAFNPEFLFTSPASLAYSLMGTLVAPLINMNALKAQFNTAKANQLTAMHNYQKTILNGYVEVVNQLSMIENLQKIHSAKERQSVVLKKSVETSKELYKTARATYLEVLIAQQSALQANLELIDVIKQQRLAAVNIYKALGGGWR